In Calditerricola satsumensis, the sequence TTCCGCCACGATGTTGTGGAGCGCCGCCAGCACCTCGTCCAGTTGGCGCGTGGCCGGCACGGCCCCCTCCTCCCCGCGGGGTGCGCGCCGCGAAGGAGCAGCGGGTAAAGGCTGAGACAGCTCCGCGCGCAGCTGGGCGATTTGCCGCTCCAGCTGCGCCCGCCGCTCGCTCAGGCGCTCCGCTTCATCAACCTGCCGCTTGATTGCCACGGCATACCCGGCACTTGTCACCAGCAGGCCGGATGCGAGCACGCTCATGAGAACCCACAGCAAGCGTCGTGCTTTATCGCGATTCGCCATCGGCGTTCCGTGCCTCCACGCGATCCGTCAACTCCAAACGAAAGCGCACCACCAGCGTTCCCGGCGGAAGGTCGGGGATGGCCTGCAACGATTGGGCCGCGGGGTCGGTGGCACGCTCCACCACCGCCTCGGCCACCGCCGGCAGTTTAGACAGCCGCCGGGCCAAGGGGGCCAAATCGGTCAGGGCGGGCACCGCCGCGTAGCCGACCAGGCGGTCCACGTCGGCCTCGATGTGAAACACCGCCGTCCCCGGCGGAAAGGCGCGGCTTACCTGCTCCATGAGAGCCGACCAGCGGTACCGATGCGCCCTCAGCAGCTGCGTCGCGCGAATCCGCTCCGTTTGCGCTTGGACGGCCGCCCGCTCCTTTTCGATGGCCGTCCGCTTTTGGCGATAAACGGCCACATCGCGGTCAAGGGCGGCTTTCGTCTGCTCCAGCTCGGCCACCACCTGACGCGCCTCCTCGAGGGCACGAGTGTGCGCACGATAAAACGGATACCCCGCCGACGCCACCGCCGCCAGAAAAACCGCCGACGCCAGCAAGAGCCGGGGAAAGTGGCGCGCCACAAACGGGGTGTGCGGCAGCAGGTTGATTTCCACACGGCATCCTCCTTTTCACCGCGGCTTGAGCGCGGCGCCAAAGGCCGTCAGCCAGAAATGGGGCCGCTCCCGCCACAGGGGAAGCACCCGACGGCGGCCCCGCAGGCCCTCGCCCACCTTCCACACCACCGGTGCACCGAGGCGCGCGGAGAGTTCGCCGGCCACCTGCGGCAGCTCCTCCAATTCGCCACAGAGCAAGATTTCCGCCAGCGGCTGCTGGCGCTGGTTCAGCGTGTACTGAAAAAAGGAAAAGACCCGTTCCAGCTCGCTGGCCAAATCGTGGAGAAAGAGGGGGCTTAGATGCGACCGCTTGGCCTCACGCGCGAATCCCTCGGCAGCGGCGGCCGCCTCCGGGACAGCCGGCAACACCGCTTCCCCTACCGGCACCGCCTCCTCGGCGTAGGGCGAAAGGGCAACGCGGCGCGTCACATGCAGGATGCCCTCGCTGAAGATGCTAACGTCGGCGCCGGTGGCAGACAGGTTGACGAGGAGGACAGCACCGGGCCGCTCCGGGGGGCGAAAATGGCGCACCGCGCGCAGGTGGGCCAAGGCCCCCACGTCCACACTCAGCGGCCGCAGGCGGCAGGCCCGCAGCGCGTCCACGTAGGGCTGCACCAGGGCACGGGGAGCGGCGACGAGCTGGACGGGAACGGCACCCTTTTCGTCGGGGGATGCGCCGGGCCAGGGCACCACGTCAAAAACCGGATCGTCAAAGGGCAGTTGCAGCGACGTAGCCAGTTCCACTTGCACCACGTCGCGCAACGCCTTGCGCGGAAGCGGCGGCAGGTGGAGCGTGCGCAACACGATGCCGTGGCTGGGCAAGGCGAGGTGCACCTTGCGCGCCTTGACGCCGGCCTCCTTCAGCGCGGCGCGCAGGCGGGTCTCCAGCGCCTCCGGGTTGACCAGGCGACCGTCGGCCACCACCTCTCCCGGTGGCCACGAATGGGCCACCAACCGTTCGAGGCGAACGCGGCCGTTCGGACGGCGTTCCACCTCGACGGCGCAGAACCCGGTGTCGCGGATTTCGAGGCCGAGGTAGCGGTTAAGTGAAGAAAGCACGGTTGAACCTCCAAGAAAATTATCTCACCCAAACAGAGAAAGAGAGGCAAGACGCCTCTCTAGATGTTATCCCTATTGTCA encodes:
- a CDS encoding PilN domain-containing protein, translated to MEINLLPHTPFVARHFPRLLLASAVFLAAVASAGYPFYRAHTRALEEARQVVAELEQTKAALDRDVAVYRQKRTAIEKERAAVQAQTERIRATQLLRAHRYRWSALMEQVSRAFPPGTAVFHIEADVDRLVGYAAVPALTDLAPLARRLSKLPAVAEAVVERATDPAAQSLQAIPDLPPGTLVVRFRLELTDRVEARNADGESR
- the pilM gene encoding type IV pilus biogenesis protein PilM: MLSSLNRYLGLEIRDTGFCAVEVERRPNGRVRLERLVAHSWPPGEVVADGRLVNPEALETRLRAALKEAGVKARKVHLALPSHGIVLRTLHLPPLPRKALRDVVQVELATSLQLPFDDPVFDVVPWPGASPDEKGAVPVQLVAAPRALVQPYVDALRACRLRPLSVDVGALAHLRAVRHFRPPERPGAVLLVNLSATGADVSIFSEGILHVTRRVALSPYAEEAVPVGEAVLPAVPEAAAAAEGFAREAKRSHLSPLFLHDLASELERVFSFFQYTLNQRQQPLAEILLCGELEELPQVAGELSARLGAPVVWKVGEGLRGRRRVLPLWRERPHFWLTAFGAALKPR